CACCACCATTTGCAAAGGGACGCGGAGGCACCGGAGCACCCATGGTACCATTGGCCTGAGAACCATTGGGAAGTGTTGGAGGCCCACTAGCAAACAGTGTGTGAGGCCGGCTCTTAGATGTAGGATTACTAGCAGCCAAAACTCTCTCTGCAATGtaattacaataattagtaATGAGTAATGATTGACCAGCAATAATAACATCAGACCAACACAAAAGCAGGAGCTCAGTAAACAAGAGGTCTCACCTGCCGGAGTACCATGACGCTCCCCTTTAGTGTCTTTCTTATATGCATATGAGACTGTTATTTGACGATTGCACAGATACTGGCCATTCATTGCctgaaaacaaggagaagaaatCAAACTCTAACTCAACTTTGTATGGAAAAGCTACCATTTCAGCAAGCATAGCATTACACAATTAAGAAATATCAGTAGATGCATGTACAGTTCAACTTTAggcatcaaaaccaaaacaaaatatatttgCCTCAAGCCTCAGGAATAATAGATGTTAAAGTTGTACCGTTGTACATATGAGTAGAACCTTAATTTTAAATAGTTAAAACTAATCTTCAAATTTATTAGGAGTTGATAACTACATGCACTTATTCATCCATGTAATTGTACTTTTTCAGCTAATAaccaatataaaataaaataaaggacaGTGAAGGACGTACCTCAATAGCTGCATCAGATGCCTCAAAGGAATCATAACTAATGAAGCCAAATCCACGGGAGTTCCCAGTTTCAGGGTCTCTCATTATCTAGAAAAGAGAAATAACAATATGTCAGTACAATTTCCATATGGGCATCACCATTTAAGATAGCaccgaaaacaaaagaaactggCAACAAGACCCATCCTGCATGATTTTGCCCTCCAAATAAAATCAGAACCATGCAAGTATCTTCTTATAataaaaatacaccttggtgaAAAGAAAGCAGAGAATTTCATATACCTACAAAATTGGGCTTATGTGcttaaagaatttcaaaaccaTTAAAATCTCATACATGTTGAACTAGACTAGAAGATTCTTAAACtcaattctttcttcttttttgaagtATACagcaagaaatgaagaaaacagCATCCCTAAAAGAAAAGTACATTGCAGGAAGTTTAAGATATGAAAAGTTTCATAAAAATATTACGCAAATGAAAGATGAAGCTGAGGCAGTACCTTTGGGTTTGTAACTATGACTCCAAATGCACTGAAAGTATCATAGAGAAGTTTCTCATCCACatcctacaaaaaattaaaaattaaaagattaGAACTGATCTCATAACAGTATTATCAATTGGGTTTTGAGACAGGCTGACCAACTTACAGGATCAAGATTTCCAACGAAAAGGTTTGCCCCTACATCCAAGCTCTTTTTATCTTGGGAAGCCTGAAATCAAAGAATTCACACAATCAATCAGAATATCATTACAAATAAGGGTATGTGGCATAGAGAGATGAAGCAGAATGCTTTCCCTGAGCCCCTTCTAATTAGAATTTCTACCTTCCTATGTGGCACAGAACACACAGAGAACGACATCTAGGAAAAACAGAATTACATACCTTATTTACTCGAATTGGCTTTCCATAAAGCTTGATCATATTAAGCACCTTGATTGCCTGCACAACAGTCAAAACAACAAATTTAGTCAGAAACAATATCTCTAACAGGAATCAGGGAGCTACACAGTAACTCGAGCAAACGAAAACTTACGTAATCAGCATCCTCTTCGCTTCGGAATTCCACAAATCCATATCCTTGATGCAGATTTGTCACTCTATCTTTGGGAACATACACATTAACTGCATGAAATTAAGTGTACGGTTCCATCAGTAGTTCTAACATATCATAATCAATTcaatttcattaatttttttaataaacagCATATAGAGCAATCTAAGTGCGCAAAGCAAGCTTTTGAATCAGATACATACCAACAGGGCCAGCTTGAACAAACAGCTCCCACAGCAATTCTTCACTAACCTGAAAACCAATCAAACATAGAAAAATCAACAACCAAGTGGAACAAACTCAATGCCAAAACCCTAGCTGCTCAGAGTtctaattgtaaagaaaattaagaaatagaaagagaaggagaaccTGAGGGTCGAGATTGCCGACGTAAGCAGTGGCGTCTTGGTTTCTCTCGGCGGAGTGTTGACCGAGCAAGTTGGCTCCGACTCCCGGAGCAATTCGAGTCGTCATTGTTTAGTTACCAAAGCAAAGTAAGCAAATTAGCAAAAGCGAGATTGATTGGGTATCGAAATTGGGAGCgacgacgaagaagaagaagaagaaaagggtgTATAATGTAGAGTAGAGGTTGAGAATCCAGGTaggagatgatgatgatgtggcTGGGTTTTGGGGGTTTTTCAAGCCCTAAATGCCCGAAGCAGGTGTTTCTGGCTTTTCAAAAATCTTCGAACCATCTGGTTTTGGGTATTATATAATCGAATAGTAAAAATCCATTTCtaatgagaaaagaaaagggataaacagaaaataataattttattaaagt
This portion of the Rosa chinensis cultivar Old Blush chromosome 1, RchiOBHm-V2, whole genome shotgun sequence genome encodes:
- the LOC112175585 gene encoding splicing factor 3B subunit 4, which produces MTTRIAPGVGANLLGQHSAERNQDATAYVGNLDPQVSEELLWELFVQAGPVVNVYVPKDRVTNLHQGYGFVEFRSEEDADYAIKVLNMIKLYGKPIRVNKASQDKKSLDVGANLFVGNLDPDVDEKLLYDTFSAFGVIVTNPKIMRDPETGNSRGFGFISYDSFEASDAAIEAMNGQYLCNRQITVSYAYKKDTKGERHGTPAERVLAASNPTSKSRPHTLFASGPPTLPNGSQANGTMGAPVPPRPFANGGVGPGLIPPLRPQPPQGMAFPPMQMAVQPTWQGQPQQPGQPMMPPPPMQQFRPAPPNMPPPPPQAAPAPPRSLPPPMAMGNQQQMWRPPPPPQMRPPNMQHASMPPPPPLNNPPLPPPPMS